In Desulfosudis oleivorans Hxd3, the DNA window AGATCCAGCCGCAGAAAACCCGGCCGAACACCAGGGTCAGGCCGATCACCGCCAGGGAGGGCAGCAGCAGAAAGATAAAGGCCCGACCGGCCAGCATCACCGAGGCCGCCACCAGCGGGTCCCAGCGAAAAAAGATGTTGACCGCATAGGGAATGGTGTCCGCGCCGGAGTAATCCGTAAGCCGGAACAGGGCCAGGAACAGGGCCAGAAACAGCAGCTGGCATGCCTGGCGCAATCGTTTGAAAAGGCGGTTCTGGTTCACGGGGTTGTCCTGTTTTTTTTCATCTTCAATTCGGGTGGCACGAAGGGTCCAAGGATCCAAGGGGTCGAGGAGCCGTCCTCTAAACTTCAATGATCCGACATTTATCCATGTCCATCTCACCCAGACCCATCTTGTAGGCCGCTACTGTTGGGGCCACGGCGTCCGGCGCCAGGTCGAACAGGGTCGTGCCATAGGCGTCGGCGGCCACCGGATCGGTGGAAACAAAAACCGTGTGGCGAATGCTCACATCTTCCAGGCTGCCGCCCTGGGGCCCGTTTTTTGTCAGAATGCGGGTGGCATCCACAACGGTCAGGTCCGGCCGCAGCACCGAGTTCAGGTCGGCCAGGTTCTGGTCGATTCGGTGGTGAATCTGGCCCCGGCTGCCGCCGATGATGCCCATGATGTTTTTCAGGCCCAGGGTGACGCCGGTCAGGCCGTGGTGCTTGGCAACCGGTACATTGATATAACAGTCCGCCGCCAGCGCCTCTTTATAGAAGGGCCACTCGGTGAGTGCCTTGCCCCGGGCAATGGTCACCGGCACAAACCGGCGGTCATCAATAAATTCGCATCTTACCCGGCGATCGCCCATGGCGTCCAGCACCGGTTTGATGCCGCTGTTCTGGTAGCAGCGCCGCTCCTCGTTGCAGGTGCGGTCAAACACCGACACCGACGCGGCACCGGCGCCAAGGGCCAGTTCCACCAGGGTCCGGACCACCAGGGGATGGGTGTTGGCCCCCTGTTCAGGGGTCCGGTCCCATCCGATGTTGGGCTTGATCACCACCCGGTGGCCTTTTTTCACAAACCGCTCCATGCCCCCGGCCTGGCGGATCACGGCCTTTACCAGGGCCGGATAATCCTGGCCCCGGCCCACCACGATTTCCGGCTTTTCCGATGGCAGGGCCAGGGCCTCGGCCGGAAGGCGAAACACCGGCGCCGTGGCCACCATCCCGGCATACCACAGGGCCAGGTGCTTTAAAAACTGACGTCGATCCATCGCCGCTCCTTTTTCAGAACCGTTCCTGTTTATGGGGCCGGTTTTTCCAGAACCATATGTATATTGTCAATAATACCGGCTGAAAACCCGGCCTCACAGGAGGCAAAATAGTACTCCCACATGCGAAACGCCCGGTCGTCAAACCCCAGCTTTTCGATTTGCGCCCGCCGGGCCAGCAGGTTGTTCCGCCACGCGGCCAGCGTGGGCACGTAATGGGAGCCGAGGGCCGTCACTTCGGCCACCTGCAGGGATGTCCAGCGATTGATGGTCTCTTCCAGAATTTCCCGGGAAGGCAGCATGCCGCCGGGGAAAATGTACTTCTGTATCCAGTCCGCCCGCCGGCGATAGGCATGGTAACGCTTATGGGGAATGGTGATCACCTGAACCACCATTCGGCCACCGGGTTTCAGCAGGGACGCGCAGATGGAAAAATAGTCCCTGTAATATTCGTGGCCCACCGCCTCCAGCATCTCAATGGAAACAATTTTGTCAAAGCGGCCCCGCAGGTGCCGATAGTCCTGCTGCAGCACCTCAATGCGGTCTTCCATTTCCAGCCGGGAAACCATTCGTGTCACATAGTCATGCTGTTCCTGGGAGATAGTGGTGGTGGTGAGGGCGCACCCGGTTTGCCGCACCGCCTCAACGGCAAAACCGCCCCACCCCGTGCCGATCTCCAGCACGTGGTCGGTGGCCTGAATGCCGGCTTTTTCACAGATACGCGCAATTTTGTTCAGCTGGGACTGATGCAGATCATCTGTCGGGCGTTCAAATAGGCCGCAGGAATAGGTCATCGTAGGGTCCAGGACCAGGCTGAAAAACGCGTTGCTGGTGTCATAGTGGGCCCCGATGTTTTGCCGGGCACCGGGCACCGTGTTGGCCCGCCGGCGGTGCCGGGCAAAGTCGATGATCCTGGTAAAAGCGGGCAGGACGCTGGTCCGCTGGTCCAGGGCCTCGATGTTGCAGGCCAGGACTTTTATGGCGCCGGCCAGGTCCGGGCTTGACCAGTCCCCGGCCATGTAGGCTTCGCCCAGGCCAATGTCGGCACTGAAAAACAACTTTTTAAAAAACGCGTGATGGTGTACTTCAATGACGCCTTCCTGCTGTTTTCCGAGCCGGCCATGAACCTGCCGGCGGCCGTCCGGCAGCACCAGGGTGAGGCTGCCCTGCCGCAGCGTGGACAACACGCCCCCCACCGCTGACCGGTATATTCTCTGAAGAACGGGCGACGGGGCTTTTTCCATGGTTCGCGGGTCCATGGGCGCCGGCTTGCTGTTAATGGGGAGCCCTTTTTTGTAATGAAGAATGATCGCCTGATAGAAAATGCGGGGAATGGACATGACCGCCTGGATCGGACGGCGGACCACTGTCATGGCCAGGGTCCGGCGGGTCAGCGGCAGGCAGTGCCCCTTCAGCCGGGTTTTCAGCTGGGGCCGGCCCTCCCGGTAATAATTGATGCGGATATCCATTGTTTCGCCGATGGGGGAAAAGAAAAACTCATATTCCCCCTGCCGCGGGAAAAAAGGAGAAACATGAAACCGCTTGGTGGTCCGAAAGGACGCCGCCCAGCCCTCAGGGGCGGGGAGGTGGTCCTTGAGCACATAGATATGGCGCTCGCCAAAGGTGTTGTTCACTTCCGCCACGATGCAGGCAACAGCGTCGTCCGCCCCCAGGCAGTAATAAAAGCTCACCGGGTTGAAAACATAACCGGCATACCGGGCCGCGGTGACCAGGTAAACGGTGTGAACCGTTTCGCGCAGCCCCTCCTGTTCAAGCAGCCGAAAGAGCTTGTCTTTGATGGTGCCCGCCGCGTCGGAAAGGTAGTCCCTGTCGTGGATCGATACCAGCGCTTTCCGGTTGTATCCGAAAAGCGGCACCTCCCGGTCCAGGGCGGCCAGCTCTTCAAGATCGATCACATAGATGTAAAGCGGATAGTGGAACTCATGGGCAACCGGTTCGTAGCGCCTGTGGTAAAGGTCTACGCAAAAGATTTTTGAGTTCATAGCTCGACTCCGAGGTGGCGGGCCACGGTTACCGCGGCCCGGGTCCCATCCTCATGAAACCCGTAACCGCAGTAACTGCCGCAGAAATAGGTGTTACGCTCAGGCCGTATCAACGGCAGGTGTTTCTGGGACACAAGGGCCGCGGTATCATAGATGGGGTGTTCGTAAAGGACCTGGTAGGTGATGGCCTCCGGTTTTATGGGCCAGGGCGCGTTAAGGGTCACAAAAAAGTCTCTCCCGCCGGGCAGGCCCTGGAGCATGTTCATGTAATAGGTGAGGGCCACCCGGGATGCCGGAGTTCCGTCGTCCATGTAGTTCCAGGCGGCCCAGGCCCTGACCGACGGCGGCATGAGGGAGCGGTCGCCATGCAGCACGGTGGTGTTCCGGGAATAGGTCCAGGCCCCCAGCACCGTCTTTTCCGTCTCATCCGGGTCTTCGAGCATGGCCAACGCCTGATCGGCATGGGACGCGATGATCGCCGCGTCAAAAACAGCCGGCGGTCCGTCCGTCGTGGTGACCATAACGCCTTCGGCGGTCCGGGCCACGTTCAGAACAGAAGCGTTGAGCCGCACCTGGCCGGTAAAAACTTTTTCAAACGCGCGTACATACTGCACGGAACCATTGCAAATGGTTTTCCACTGGGGGTGGTCGGTGGCACTGAGCAGCCCATGGTTGTCGTAAAACCGAAAAAAGGACTCACAGGGAAACCGGTTGATATGACCGGCCGGAGAGGACCAGATGGCCCCGGCCATGGGCAGCAGGTAGTAGTCCTGAAAGGCCGGAGAATAACGGTTGACCGAAAGGTAGTCACCCAGGGTCATGTCCCCCAGCCTGCCGCCGTAAAGATCGCGCCGGGCCTGCCGGTTGAACCGGAGGATCTCTCCAACCATGCGCCAGTACCAGGGCCGGAAAAGGTTTTTCCGGTCGGCAAAAAGCCCCCCCGGAACACGGCTGCAGAACTGCACGTCCTTTGCCCTGTTGTAATAGCCGAAGGACATGGGCGCATCGGCCGCCGCTACCTTCAGTTGCTTCAAAAAGGTGGTAAAGTGGGGATAGGTCCGGTCGTTGAAAACGATAAACCCCGTGTCCACCGGCACCTGGCTGCCCGATCCGTCCGCCACCAGCTGCGTGTTGGTGTGGCCACCGAGGTAGTCATTTTTTTCAAACAGGGTGACCTTGTATTTTCTGTCCATCAGGTAGGCGGCCACAATGCCGGTGACCCCGCCGCCGATGACGGCCACTGTCTTAATGTCCTTTTCCGTCTGCATAAATGGGCTCCTGTTCTTTTTTACGGTGACAGCCATTTTGCCAGGGCAAAACCGATAGCGGTCACGCAGGTGCTGAGCACCGCGCCCCAGACCATGTCAATCAGGGTGATGGCCAGGGGCCACTGTTTTATGGTGGCCAGGTTGGTCAGGTCATAGGTGGCGTAGCAGAGCACGCCGAACAGGCATCCTGAAACCAGGGTTTTTGCCAGGGCCTTGGTTTCAATTCCCGGCAGCACGGCAAAAAAGAAGAGGCCGAACACAAAAACCAGGTAAAATACGATGGCCGCTCCCCAGTTGACCTGGGGGGCCATCAGGTACCCCAGGTGCTTTCGATACATGCTTCTGGCAACAACGCCCAGCCAGACAAGGTCGATCACCAGAAAGCCTGCCAGCATGCCGACGTACACCATTGACAGTTTTATTACCGACATGGATGCCTCCTTTTTATTTTTTAGGAAACCATAAAATAAACGAACTGGTTTTTCGAACGTATTCCTGGTAGTCGGGGTTGTCCTTGAAAATGGTCTGTTCCATCAGGGTCACGCCGGTCAGCCGCAGCAGGGTAAAGGTGATCAGGGCCGGGCTGATGATGGTCCAGGCACCCCAGGGCACGGACAGCACCACCACAAACAGGCCCCACC includes these proteins:
- a CDS encoding DUF362 domain-containing protein → MDRRQFLKHLALWYAGMVATAPVFRLPAEALALPSEKPEIVVGRGQDYPALVKAVIRQAGGMERFVKKGHRVVIKPNIGWDRTPEQGANTHPLVVRTLVELALGAGAASVSVFDRTCNEERRCYQNSGIKPVLDAMGDRRVRCEFIDDRRFVPVTIARGKALTEWPFYKEALAADCYINVPVAKHHGLTGVTLGLKNIMGIIGGSRGQIHHRIDQNLADLNSVLRPDLTVVDATRILTKNGPQGGSLEDVSIRHTVFVSTDPVAADAYGTTLFDLAPDAVAPTVAAYKMGLGEMDMDKCRIIEV
- a CDS encoding DUF1365 family protein yields the protein MNSKIFCVDLYHRRYEPVAHEFHYPLYIYVIDLEELAALDREVPLFGYNRKALVSIHDRDYLSDAAGTIKDKLFRLLEQEGLRETVHTVYLVTAARYAGYVFNPVSFYYCLGADDAVACIVAEVNNTFGERHIYVLKDHLPAPEGWAASFRTTKRFHVSPFFPRQGEYEFFFSPIGETMDIRINYYREGRPQLKTRLKGHCLPLTRRTLAMTVVRRPIQAVMSIPRIFYQAIILHYKKGLPINSKPAPMDPRTMEKAPSPVLQRIYRSAVGGVLSTLRQGSLTLVLPDGRRQVHGRLGKQQEGVIEVHHHAFFKKLFFSADIGLGEAYMAGDWSSPDLAGAIKVLACNIEALDQRTSVLPAFTRIIDFARHRRRANTVPGARQNIGAHYDTSNAFFSLVLDPTMTYSCGLFERPTDDLHQSQLNKIARICEKAGIQATDHVLEIGTGWGGFAVEAVRQTGCALTTTTISQEQHDYVTRMVSRLEMEDRIEVLQQDYRHLRGRFDKIVSIEMLEAVGHEYYRDYFSICASLLKPGGRMVVQVITIPHKRYHAYRRRADWIQKYIFPGGMLPSREILEETINRWTSLQVAEVTALGSHYVPTLAAWRNNLLARRAQIEKLGFDDRAFRMWEYYFASCEAGFSAGIIDNIHMVLEKPAP
- a CDS encoding NAD(P)/FAD-dependent oxidoreductase; its protein translation is MQTEKDIKTVAVIGGGVTGIVAAYLMDRKYKVTLFEKNDYLGGHTNTQLVADGSGSQVPVDTGFIVFNDRTYPHFTTFLKQLKVAAADAPMSFGYYNRAKDVQFCSRVPGGLFADRKNLFRPWYWRMVGEILRFNRQARRDLYGGRLGDMTLGDYLSVNRYSPAFQDYYLLPMAGAIWSSPAGHINRFPCESFFRFYDNHGLLSATDHPQWKTICNGSVQYVRAFEKVFTGQVRLNASVLNVARTAEGVMVTTTDGPPAVFDAAIIASHADQALAMLEDPDETEKTVLGAWTYSRNTTVLHGDRSLMPPSVRAWAAWNYMDDGTPASRVALTYYMNMLQGLPGGRDFFVTLNAPWPIKPEAITYQVLYEHPIYDTAALVSQKHLPLIRPERNTYFCGSYCGYGFHEDGTRAAVTVARHLGVEL
- a CDS encoding DUF2177 family protein: MSVIKLSMVYVGMLAGFLVIDLVWLGVVARSMYRKHLGYLMAPQVNWGAAIVFYLVFVFGLFFFAVLPGIETKALAKTLVSGCLFGVLCYATYDLTNLATIKQWPLAITLIDMVWGAVLSTCVTAIGFALAKWLSP